The following coding sequences lie in one Maniola jurtina chromosome 11, ilManJurt1.1, whole genome shotgun sequence genomic window:
- the LOC123869777 gene encoding excitatory amino acid transporter isoform X1: protein MEKGERFSEYLFVKMGPGDRGPKTTEDRSAPVDHTGVKKWFIDNTLLVITLAGVLAGIAVGFGLRPYQLGPDGRMVISYPGELFMRLLKLMILPLIIASLIAGSASLNAKMSGKIAVRTLLYFILTSMFNAFLGISLAVMIHPGKPELREDLNIIVENKRDHKILDSLLDIGRNMFPDNIVQAAFQQAHTVYTEPKTLFSNANVTNDSVPVVLVREIRYRSGTNTLGLVFFCLIFGSLLGTLGPKGKVVIDFFQAIFEVIMKMVTGVMWFTPVGVSSVIAGKILGVNNVGQVMSQLAWFIATVTVGVFLYQLIVMQLIYFLFLRRNPYKFYWGLSQAMLTASATASTAAALPVTFRAMEGPLRIDPRITRFVLPIGCNINMDGTALFLAVASVFVCQMNSMHLGFAQLATIFLTSTAASVSSASVPSAAMVLLLVVLAAVDAPTHDVSLLFAVDWLVDRIRTTNNMLGDCYAAAVVEKMSKNELMACDAASMDTSTLPNGLPTSNTEVEIGIVTPGKKSIISDDAIIDMHLHNETNRI from the exons ATGGAGAAAGGTGAACGTTTTTCAGAATACCTGTTCGTGAAGATGGGCCCAGGAGACAGGGGCCCTAAGACAACGGAAGACCGGTCGGCTCCCGTGGACCATACTGGCGTGAAGAAATGGTTTATAGACAACACTTTACTTGTGATTACTTTGGCTGGGGTGCTTGCGGGGATTGCTGTTG GATTTGGTCTTCGTCCTTATCAACTGGGCCCAGACGGTCGTATGGTGATATCTTATCCAGGAGAATTATTCATGAGGCTATTAAAGCTTATGATTTTGCCTTTAATCATTGCCAGCCTCATAGCTGGGTCTGCGAGCCTGAATGCGAAGATGAGTGGAAAGATTGCAGTCAGAACCTTACTGTACTTCATCCTGACCTCCATGTTCAATGCATTCCTCGGGATCTCGTTGGCTGTTATGATACATCCTGGAAAACCTGAGTTAAGGGAAGACTTGAATATcatcgtggaaaataaaagggACCATAAAATTTTAGACAGTCTTCTTGATATTGGTCG AAACATGTTTCCTGATAACATAGTGCAAGCGGCATTCCAACAAGCTCATACGGTGTACACAGAACCAAAAACGTTATTCTCAAATGCAAATGTGACGAATGATAGTGTCCCAGTTGTTTTAGTTCGGGAAATACGATACAG ATCAGGCACCAACACTTTAGGTCTAGTTTTCTTTTGCCTAATTTTTGGCAGCTTATTGGGAACGCTCGGGCCGAAAGGCAAAGTGGTTATTGACTTCTTCCAAGCTATTTTTGAAGTGATAATGAAGATGGTCACAGGTGTGATGTGGTTTACTCCCGTTGGGGTCAGCAGTGTGATTGCTGGGAAGATCTTAGGAGTCAACAATGTTG gtCAAGTGATGTCTCAACTAGCGTGGTTCATAGCCACGGTGACGGTCGGTGTATTTTTGTACCAGCTGATAGTTATGCAGCTAATCTACTTCTTATTCCTAAGGCGGAACCCGTACAAGTTCTACTGGGGGCTGTCTCAGGCCATGCTTACTGCGTCAGCGACGGCTTCTAC GGCAGCAGCTTTGCCAGTAACTTTCCGTGCAATGGAAGGTCCTCTTCGAATAGACCCGCGTATCACGCGCTTCGTTCTGCCAATCGGCTGCAACATCAACATGGATGGAACAGCCTTGTTTCTGGCTGTAGCCAGCGTCTTCGTCTGCCAGATGAACAGTATGCATTTAGGATTCGCCCAGTTGGCTACTATTTT TTTAACGTCAACAGCAGCTTCCGTGTCATCGGCTTCAGTGCCGTCAGCTGCAATGGTGCTGCTGCTGGTGGTTCTTGCTGCAGTAGATGCTCCTACACATGACGTGTCATTACTGTTCGCGGTAGATTGGcttgt TGACCGCATACGGACAACCAACAACATGCTTGGTGACTGTTACGCAGCAGCAGTTGTTGAGAAAATGTCCAAGAATGAGCTAATGGCATGTGATGCTGCATCTATG gaCACATCGACCCTCCCCAATGGCCTGCCAACATCAAACACCGAAGTTGAAATAGGAATAGTAACCCCTGGGAAAAAGTCAATTATATCAGATGACGCTATTATTGATATGCATTTACACAATGAAACCAATAGGATATAG
- the LOC123869777 gene encoding excitatory amino acid transporter isoform X2: MGPGDRGPKTTEDRSAPVDHTGVKKWFIDNTLLVITLAGVLAGIAVGFGLRPYQLGPDGRMVISYPGELFMRLLKLMILPLIIASLIAGSASLNAKMSGKIAVRTLLYFILTSMFNAFLGISLAVMIHPGKPELREDLNIIVENKRDHKILDSLLDIGRNMFPDNIVQAAFQQAHTVYTEPKTLFSNANVTNDSVPVVLVREIRYRSGTNTLGLVFFCLIFGSLLGTLGPKGKVVIDFFQAIFEVIMKMVTGVMWFTPVGVSSVIAGKILGVNNVGQVMSQLAWFIATVTVGVFLYQLIVMQLIYFLFLRRNPYKFYWGLSQAMLTASATASTAAALPVTFRAMEGPLRIDPRITRFVLPIGCNINMDGTALFLAVASVFVCQMNSMHLGFAQLATIFLTSTAASVSSASVPSAAMVLLLVVLAAVDAPTHDVSLLFAVDWLVDRIRTTNNMLGDCYAAAVVEKMSKNELMACDAASMDTSTLPNGLPTSNTEVEIGIVTPGKKSIISDDAIIDMHLHNETNRI, from the exons ATGGGCCCAGGAGACAGGGGCCCTAAGACAACGGAAGACCGGTCGGCTCCCGTGGACCATACTGGCGTGAAGAAATGGTTTATAGACAACACTTTACTTGTGATTACTTTGGCTGGGGTGCTTGCGGGGATTGCTGTTG GATTTGGTCTTCGTCCTTATCAACTGGGCCCAGACGGTCGTATGGTGATATCTTATCCAGGAGAATTATTCATGAGGCTATTAAAGCTTATGATTTTGCCTTTAATCATTGCCAGCCTCATAGCTGGGTCTGCGAGCCTGAATGCGAAGATGAGTGGAAAGATTGCAGTCAGAACCTTACTGTACTTCATCCTGACCTCCATGTTCAATGCATTCCTCGGGATCTCGTTGGCTGTTATGATACATCCTGGAAAACCTGAGTTAAGGGAAGACTTGAATATcatcgtggaaaataaaagggACCATAAAATTTTAGACAGTCTTCTTGATATTGGTCG AAACATGTTTCCTGATAACATAGTGCAAGCGGCATTCCAACAAGCTCATACGGTGTACACAGAACCAAAAACGTTATTCTCAAATGCAAATGTGACGAATGATAGTGTCCCAGTTGTTTTAGTTCGGGAAATACGATACAG ATCAGGCACCAACACTTTAGGTCTAGTTTTCTTTTGCCTAATTTTTGGCAGCTTATTGGGAACGCTCGGGCCGAAAGGCAAAGTGGTTATTGACTTCTTCCAAGCTATTTTTGAAGTGATAATGAAGATGGTCACAGGTGTGATGTGGTTTACTCCCGTTGGGGTCAGCAGTGTGATTGCTGGGAAGATCTTAGGAGTCAACAATGTTG gtCAAGTGATGTCTCAACTAGCGTGGTTCATAGCCACGGTGACGGTCGGTGTATTTTTGTACCAGCTGATAGTTATGCAGCTAATCTACTTCTTATTCCTAAGGCGGAACCCGTACAAGTTCTACTGGGGGCTGTCTCAGGCCATGCTTACTGCGTCAGCGACGGCTTCTAC GGCAGCAGCTTTGCCAGTAACTTTCCGTGCAATGGAAGGTCCTCTTCGAATAGACCCGCGTATCACGCGCTTCGTTCTGCCAATCGGCTGCAACATCAACATGGATGGAACAGCCTTGTTTCTGGCTGTAGCCAGCGTCTTCGTCTGCCAGATGAACAGTATGCATTTAGGATTCGCCCAGTTGGCTACTATTTT TTTAACGTCAACAGCAGCTTCCGTGTCATCGGCTTCAGTGCCGTCAGCTGCAATGGTGCTGCTGCTGGTGGTTCTTGCTGCAGTAGATGCTCCTACACATGACGTGTCATTACTGTTCGCGGTAGATTGGcttgt TGACCGCATACGGACAACCAACAACATGCTTGGTGACTGTTACGCAGCAGCAGTTGTTGAGAAAATGTCCAAGAATGAGCTAATGGCATGTGATGCTGCATCTATG gaCACATCGACCCTCCCCAATGGCCTGCCAACATCAAACACCGAAGTTGAAATAGGAATAGTAACCCCTGGGAAAAAGTCAATTATATCAGATGACGCTATTATTGATATGCATTTACACAATGAAACCAATAGGATATAG